The genome window CGACCGTTTAACGATGTCAAGCTTGCTGTGCAAGCCGGTGCCGATGTCATTGTCGTCGATGGCATGCAGGGGGGAACCGCCGCCACCCAAATGGTTTTTATTGAACATGTGGGAATTCCAACCCTAGCCGCCGTGCGCCAAGCTGTGGATGCCTTAGAAGACTTGAATATGAAGGGGCAGGTACAACTAATTGTTTCCGGTGGCATTCGTACCGGCGCAGATGTTGCCAAGGCGATCGCCCTAGGAGCAGATGCGGTCTCCATCGGTCAGGGGGTGCTGATGGCCTTAGGCTGTAACAGTGAAACCTATGTCCAAAATGGTGCACATTACCCTGCTGTCGAGGGTTACGCCGCCATTGGTGCTGCCCCCGGTTATTGCCATCACTGCCACACGGGGCTGTGTCCAGTGGGAATTACCACCCAGGATGAAGAGTTAGCAAAACGATTGGAACCTGAAGTTGGAGCAAAGCGCGTCAAGAATTACCTGCAAACCTTAAATATGGAATTAACCACCATTGCCCGAGCCTGTGGGAAGCAAAACATTCATCACCTGGAACGGGAAGATCTGGTAGCGCTCACCGTGGAGGCCGCCGCCATGGCTCGACTCCCCTTGGCGGGTACGGATTGGACACCGGGCTGGCCTTAGCGATTCAGGGGCTGTGTAGGTTGAATGATTTAGGCTACCGTACAGAGAGTCGCTGCTGGCCTGCCATTCTTGTATGTTGCCATTGCCTCCCCAAATCTTTGCTGTATTTGCCCCTGGATGGCGCTGGGTGCGGAAGAATCTGCTGAGCACCTGGCTGAATGTGGGGCTGACAATCACCACTGGCAGTTTGCTAATCTGGGCGGTGTTGGGAATTGGCCGTTGGGCTATCACCCAGGCTCAGTGGGCGGTGGTGCAGGTGAATTGGCGACTGTTTTTGATCGGACGATATCCTGTGAACCAATCCTGGCGGTTGCTGCTGGGGTTAGGGTTAATCGGGGGGGGTGCGATCGCCTCGCGGTGGCTGTGGCAACGAACCCCTCAATGGACCATTCTGGCCTGGATCTTGGCTTTCCCAATCATGCTGTGGTTGATCGGCGGCGGCGGCGGGCTCCGTCCCGTCAGTACCAATCTCTGGAATGGGCTGTTACTGACCTTGCTCTTGGCCGTCACCAGTACGGTGCTGTCGTTTCCCTTGGGAGTGTTGTTGGCTCTGGGACGACAAAGCACCCTGCCAATCCTGCGCTGGCTCTGTACGGCCTATATCGAGATTGTCCGGGGGGTTACCACTCATTGGCATTCTGTTTTTGGCGCAGGTGATGCTCCCTTTGGTGATGCCCCTGGGGGTACGCCCGGATCGGGTGCTGCGGGCGATCGCTGGCTTGGTGCTCTTTAGTGCCGCCTACATGGCGGAGAATGTGCCGGGGGGGGCTACAAGCTGTCCCCCAGGGGCAAGTGGAAGCGGCACGATCGCTGGGGTTGTCTCCCCCCCCTGGTGATTTCATTGATCGTGCTACCCCAGGCATTGCGGGTTGCGATCCCGGCCATTGTCGGTCAATTTATCGGTCTATTCAAAGACACCTCCCTACTCTCAATTTTTGCCCTCGTAGAACTAACCGGCATTGCCCGCTCCATTCTTGCCCAGCCTCAATTTATTGGTCGGGCAGCGGAAGTGTACTTGGCTGTG of Neosynechococcus sphagnicola sy1 contains these proteins:
- a CDS encoding ABC transporter permease subunit; protein product: MISLIVLPQALRVAIPAIVGQFIGLFKDTSLLSIFALVELTGIARSILAQPQFIGRAAEVYLAVGLIYWVFCYSLSWAGRSLEQHLRVGQK